The following is a genomic window from Pseudopipra pipra isolate bDixPip1 chromosome 2, bDixPip1.hap1, whole genome shotgun sequence.
AGTGACTGTTCCTAAGCAGTTTGAGATTTGGGTTGTCCAACACTGGAGGAGTTAAGTAGCAACCTACTGTGAGCTCTCAGCCAGCAGATAATGAAAGAATCAAtttctaatatatttttttacaaaatatacATTAGAAAGAGCTGTTTATGGAAAAGAGGTCCAAACAAAGCAGCTCTTGAGTGCCAGAGATTCTGGCTTCTGTATCCACTGATGTAACGCTGCCACTCAAATGTTTTAAACAATAGCCAATTACTACCTACACTCTCTGTGCCAAAGGTGGCAATCATATGCAAGAGGAAAGAGGTCCTGTCAGACACAGACTAACCATGTTTTTATCTGACAGATGTCAGTTGTAACTGTAAAACTCAATCTGACAAAGAAATACTCCATTTTCTTGCTTCTCAATCCAGGATAACATTCATATCAGCACCTATAAAACATTGTAATATCCAGTAACTCTGTAAATTATCTTAACTACTCACCATCATAGTTTGTTGCCTCAAGATCCACATACTGATTGCTTCCCATGGCTCCCTTTTGGATTGCCTACAAAAGCGGGAACAGGTACACATTTAGGTCTTATCCAAACCACATACCACTTCAAGTTTGTATACAGTCTTACTGCAACAAAGTTGCAATAAAAAGGGCACTCCTgtaagtgttcaagaccaggctggacggggctctgagcaatctgatctatTGAAAGGTGTCTCTGAACACAACAGGGTAGCTGGAACTAGATAATCGTAAaaggtccttccaactcaaaccattctacgaTTAAGAGGAGACTTATTTATTGGTTTGGTAGACTTGAGGATTCCAGCAAATGACTTCAAAATGTTGGTGAGAACCTTAATGTGAAATTCAGTCTCACTTCAAGCTGTTAATGTAGAGCCCTGAGACACACTCACAGGGCTACCCAGAGAGAAAAGATAAAGGGAGGAGTGATGTTTCCACAGTTTCCCCAAGACAACTAACACAAAGTGTAAGTGTTAATGGCCGGGGCAAAGCTGTGCCTGCTGGTTCTTACCTGGAGGACCTGGGCATGCCCCTTCTCAGCACAAACATGCAGCGGCGTTCTACCCCAGCAGTCTGTGGTGTTGACTTGAGCCCCCAAGCTAACCAAGTCCTGCACAATGAGATGCTGGTTGGCAGCCACAGCAACCTGGAAAGCACTCTGCAAACatcaagaagaaaatttaaGCTATTAGTCATCTGATCTCTAACAGGAAAGAGCaactaaaacaaataaaaagcctAGCTGCCTGGTATTATTTAAGCAGTGATTATGAATGCTAGGAAGCCAGGACAAATGAAGCAGAACACATAGTTTTACCAGCTCAAGGTGATCCCAAGAAGTATTATTAGCTCAAGGTTAATATTAGTATGCAGGCTAAATCTTGGGGTTAATATTAAATAAGCATTTCACCACATCTTTCTCGAGGTCCAGACATGCAGGAAGCACTCAGGTGCACAAAGCAGGTGCAAAGGTTTTTGAGAACCTCACCTGGCCATTGTGCTCTTTAATATCCAGCATGTGCATGGCAGCCATCTTCCTTGCAAGAACATAGGAGAGTGCTCGACGGCCCTGGGCAACAGCAATGTGAAGGAAGCTGcaggaaagagaggaaacagtTACACCACCATACAAACCAGGGTTCAAGATATCAGAGATCCAAACACATGGTAAGGGGTGTCATGCTGCCAGCTTCAGACCTTTTCTGCATAACTAAGACAGGAACATGGATACTTTCATACCAGGACAATTTAAAGCGTCTAAATTTGAATGTTTTTCTCTCCACTTACCACAGTCTATTGATAAGTACTAAAAATTAGACAATACAAACACCTCATCTACTCAGTGCGCTGCAACTCTTTGCATCACACCACATGCTTTGCTTGATTACCTTGAACTACTGCACTCATGACACAAACACTGCTACTGAACGGCTTCCACTATACCACTCTGCCTCTCaactccctccccagcccaccaAAATGCAAAACCATTCCCCAACCTCCCACATAAGAAACACCAAGATAAACGGCACTCACGTGTCTCCATCCGAGTCTTTTGCAAGGAACTGGTCTTGAGATATGTTAGCcagtttgttttcctcctgctccacTTGCCATTGAAAAAATGACTTGCCCAGCTGCGTCGTGCTTCTGGCAATGCTTTGATCAGGTAGAGAGACATTCAGAGCAGCCAAAGAGACGCTGCGCTCCAGACCACCACAGATGTTGCTGGAAAGCAAGTTGAAGTTCGGGGCATGAGGGGCAACATCAGCCTGTGGGTGGGCACTGGTCAGAGGCTGGAGGGGAGTGGAGATGCCCTCCGAGCCTTCAGAGTCATTCAAGAGGGAGGAGAAGCTCTGGGACGGGCAGTACTGCAGTTCATGGCTCTCAAAGGTGTTCTGCTGGTAGGCAGGAGATTGATCATTGGCAGCAAATGGCCTGTACTCCAGGGAGGCATCTGAAGGATAACTCTGTGACAAATCTTGGTTCTGGGATGGGGGGAACTGGTAATGTTGCGGTGGATCAAGTATATGCTGGTTGGTATGATCTTGGAACGGTTGGTATTTCTGGGACGGTGAAAAAGCCTGTGTTCCTGGGCTGTCCTGGTACTGCTCACCGGACGAGCCGTGACTGGAGACAGAGTGCATCCAGCTCACCTGCACCGTGTTCAGGGAAATGGGGCTCGACTCGTTCTTGATGTTTATGATGTTCTGCAGCAGATCAGAACTACTGTCGTGCTTTGGGTCGTTTTTATGTGTCTCTTCCATGTTATCCATAGAAGTtggtgtctgaggtggtgtctgacaagaggaaaaaaaaaaaaatcaaaacaagccCCAGAAAGTTGGAGGTACAGTTGTATCTGGTAGTTTCTAATTGTATAAAGCAAAAACTAATACAAACTTACCAGGAGATGTGGGTGAATATTAGCCTGGCGTTTGAAAGCAGGTCCATCAGAAAGGAGCTCAGGAGCCTTTCTTTTGCCACTATGACCTAGTATGCTCTTCAGCTCTGTTGAAAAGTAAACAAATTTAGAATCCATTTGGAGGTTACTCTTACAACTGATTTAATACTGCAAGgtatgtataaaaaaaaaacaacagtctACCTGTGTATGGCTCGTAGTTCACCAATCCTCCTTGTGCCTTTCAAGAAAAATCCAGATTGTTCTGTTATTATAATGTtattacagggaaaaaaaccaaaccaaaacaaaacaaacaacaacaataaaaacacCAAGAAAGCAGCAGTGACTTCCTTCATAAACACAGAATATACCTTATAGTAATTCTAGTACATGGTTGTCTAACCCTAACttaattgcttttaattaaggttagaaaatggaaatactttcatgaaatttaaatgaaaaccacCATTTTTCTTTAGGCTTTTTAAGCTATTTGTTACAATACCACAAAACTCCAGAAAATCTAGAGAAAGATACTGTTCCTTCCCAAGGACTTCTTTTAAACTTGAATAAGCCAGCCGATTTTACAGTTCTCCAATGCCATGAACTTTTCTATGCAAAAATCTTCCAGTGACACACTGATCTAGAAAGCTTACAAatacacactcagaaaaactATTCTAATAAAATCAAAAATACCCTTTATCTTCTcagaatttcctgtatttttttctgtcttttcagacTGGAAGTGGAAGGGCCTACCTTTATACTGTGTGCTCTGCACAGAGAAGCGTAAGAGCATGACAAACAAATCTCTCCTGAGAAGAATCCCCAACCCTTCCAATGAGTGATCTCATTGCAGTTAACAGGGAGTTTCTGTGGTTTCGTAACGCAAATGTATCTTTACCCAAACTCCCTTTAGAAAATAAAGCTTCGTAAGAACATTTTTAAGTGCTTCCTTCTCCCACGGTAAACCTTTCCACCGATTTCTGCCCAGCAGTATTCTTCCATTATGCgttcaaaaggaaaaacactgaTTCCAGCCACATCAGATAAAGCAGCAGCTCATTTCTAGCGTTATCGCAAGGCACAGTAACCATTAAAAGCAAATATGTCAGTGTACAGAAATGCCGGTTACCTTGTTTTCCTCGGTGGCGGGGCCCGAGGACATCTGTTTGCTGctcctgaaatgcagcaggagCTCCTTCACGGAGTTCTTCACGCGGACGCCTTGGAAAGGtcctctgtgctgctttcccccccccatGTGTTGGTCAACTGCGGAGACGCGAAAACAAAACCCGATTTTTAATCACTGATTCCGttttcacagaacaaaaataaaaataaagaaaaaaaaatacaaagccGGGAACTCTTGTGGAAAACCACCTAAATCCCTGGTTAGCAGAGAGGAGCCAGGGCGCTGCCCCCCGCGTCCCCTCCACCATCCCACGGGCGAGCGGCTCCTCCGCTGCCCCCTCGCCCGGGCACCCCCCGGCCGCTCCCGCTCCCAAGAATGGGAACACTCCGGCGCTGGGCGTGCAGCACCTGCGAGCCGCGCCCGCCCGACGCGGCAATCCCGCTTTTCACCGCTTCGGCGGCTTTTCAACCCGAAAGGGTCGGCGACCGGCTTCGCCCCCCGTAGGGACACAGCGCGGACCGCGGCCCCGCgccctccccgccgccccccaGGCCGGAGGACACGCCGTACCTTgcagcgcggggcgggggccgccccgggggtccctccggccgccgccgcggctGCTCACCGAGAGGTCCGAGTCGGATCCCGGCGAGCCCGGCGCGGAGGAGTGCGCCGGCGAGCAGCTGCCCTCGCTGGAGTGGGGCGAGGCCCCGTAGAAATAGGCGAGGTTGATGGGGCTGCTGAGGGCGCCGCCGTCGCCGCCATCGGGCGCCGCGTCTCGGCTGCTCTCCACGATCATGGCGGTGccgcggggcggcgggcggcggcgagGGGCGGCTGAGGGCGGCGGAGCGGGAGAGGAGACGGCCAGGGCtgggcgggcggcgcggcgggcactgggggcggccgggcggccgcgGCGCTTATAGCGGGTCCGCCCCCACGGGGCGGGACCgggcccgggcggggccgcgcttCCCGTAAGGGCCGCGGGAGGAGCCGCgcccgcggcggggcgggaACCGGGAGCAGGATAGGGCAGGGCCGAGCAGGACAACGCGAGGGGTTCGTGGCGTGGACGACCAGAGcccccagcctgggcagtggGCAGCGTCGCCAGGGTGGGGGTggcgggatgggatgggaacGATGGGGGTGGTAGTTACGGATGCCACCTCGCACCCTGTCCTCCCAGTTTACCCCTGTAggcttcatagaatcacagaacgtgctgatttggaagggacccatcgggatcatcaagtccaattcctggccctgcacaggacaccccaagaatcacaccatgtgcctgagctTTGGCAGCCCTCGCTCACAACGAATGCAACCCCTAATTCCCACCCTCTTACGGAACTGCAGAGATAGAAAGGACAAGCATCCACCTCAGCCCCCTGTTACTGATGCCCAGCTCGCGTCCCCGTGTGCAGGTTCCTCTCACCCCAGGTGCGATGGCGTGGGAGTCTTTGTCCCACTCCTGCCAGGCCGCGGCTCCGGGGACGTGGTCTTGGGAGTACAGGGATTTTTTGGTCGTGTGCTTCAAGTGAGCAGCATCCAGCGAGAAAGGGAAATGTGAGCGGTTACTCACAACAGATGACTCATTTCTGTTCCTCTGTGACTGGAGCGTGTAGTAGGCAGGGGGCAGACACAGgagttattttggttttaagttGCACCATACCACGGTGGCAAAGCCTCTTGGTCGAGGCCAGCGGGGAGAAGTGGGTAAGCAACACAATGCCGAAACAAAAAGTGGGCGAAATCATGTACCTGCGATTACTGTGAACAACAGCACTGAGTTATTACCGATGTTCATGGGGAGACTTCTCAGGTTTCTACTTTTCAGACAAATATATCTGCTTTCCTCATTTCCACTGAGGTCACTGTCTTCTAAAATACAAAAGTGCGATTTTGTCTGTGAGGTTGATTAGGATGTTTTTAATACTGTGGGTGCTCCAAAAATTATGTAGTAAAACAACATGGTCTTTCTGAAGTGTATTATGCAAATTGGAggtttataatttatattattattaatgtttCATTGTATTGAAAAACATGGGACAGGTGCAACATGAAATTATATTAATCAGCCCATGAGGAGGCAGGAGCGAATTACTTTATACTattcaaatatttcttccaCTGTCAGTTGAAGCAAGGTTTTTGCTGGGAATTAGCTAGGCAGTTTTCTACTCCAAAAACTGCTGTTTTACACCACAGATTGAAAGTATGCAGTCACAACAAAATTTGCAAATGGAACCCATAAACTGAAATCAGATGCCAAGTAATGCGAGAAATAGCCCAAGAACTcgctccctgagcagcagctctctcCCAAGCACGGGTCCCTCATTAATGAACCGCTTTATGCAGGTGAGGATTTCTGAAATCAAGCCATATGGTTTCAACACACTAGGAGATGGTTCTCTGTTCTTCAAGCCTTAGTC
Proteins encoded in this region:
- the NFKBIZ gene encoding NF-kappa-B inhibitor zeta isoform X1, which translates into the protein MIVESSRDAAPDGGDGGALSSPINLAYFYGASPHSSEGSCSPAHSSAPGSPGSDSDLSVSSRGGGRRDPRGGPRPALQVDQHMGGGKQHRGPFQGVRVKNSVKELLLHFRSSKQMSSGPATEENKAQGGLVNYEPYTELKSILGHSGKRKAPELLSDGPAFKRQANIHPHLLTPPQTPTSMDNMEETHKNDPKHDSSSDLLQNIINIKNESSPISLNTVQVSWMHSVSSHGSSGEQYQDSPGTQAFSPSQKYQPFQDHTNQHILDPPQHYQFPPSQNQDLSQSYPSDASLEYRPFAANDQSPAYQQNTFESHELQYCPSQSFSSLLNDSEGSEGISTPLQPLTSAHPQADVAPHAPNFNLLSSNICGGLERSVSLAALNVSLPDQSIARSTTQLGKSFFQWQVEQEENKLANISQDQFLAKDSDGDTFLHIAVAQGRRALSYVLARKMAAMHMLDIKEHNGQSAFQVAVAANQHLIVQDLVSLGAQVNTTDCWGRTPLHVCAEKGHAQVLQAIQKGAMGSNQYVDLEATNYDGMTALHCAVLAHNAVLHELQNSQPPHSPEVQELLLRNKSLVETIKTLIQMGASVEAKDRKSGRSALHLAAEEANLELIRLFLELPNCLSFVNAKAYNGNTALHVAASLQYRVSQLDAVRLLMRKGADPSARNLENEQPVHLVPDGLVGEQIRRILKGKAIQQRVSPF
- the NFKBIZ gene encoding NF-kappa-B inhibitor zeta isoform X2; this translates as MGGGKQHRGPFQGVRVKNSVKELLLHFRSSKQMSSGPATEENKAQGGLVNYEPYTELKSILGHSGKRKAPELLSDGPAFKRQANIHPHLLTPPQTPTSMDNMEETHKNDPKHDSSSDLLQNIINIKNESSPISLNTVQVSWMHSVSSHGSSGEQYQDSPGTQAFSPSQKYQPFQDHTNQHILDPPQHYQFPPSQNQDLSQSYPSDASLEYRPFAANDQSPAYQQNTFESHELQYCPSQSFSSLLNDSEGSEGISTPLQPLTSAHPQADVAPHAPNFNLLSSNICGGLERSVSLAALNVSLPDQSIARSTTQLGKSFFQWQVEQEENKLANISQDQFLAKDSDGDTFLHIAVAQGRRALSYVLARKMAAMHMLDIKEHNGQSAFQVAVAANQHLIVQDLVSLGAQVNTTDCWGRTPLHVCAEKGHAQVLQAIQKGAMGSNQYVDLEATNYDGMTALHCAVLAHNAVLHELQNSQPPHSPEVQELLLRNKSLVETIKTLIQMGASVEAKDRKSGRSALHLAAEEANLELIRLFLELPNCLSFVNAKAYNGNTALHVAASLQYRVSQLDAVRLLMRKGADPSARNLENEQPVHLVPDGLVGEQIRRILKGKAIQQRVSPF